From one Acidobacteriota bacterium genomic stretch:
- the rnc gene encoding ribonuclease III, which translates to MISVEREKLLSELEQIIGYSFRSRALLDRALTHRSFANEQVNQNCQHNESLEFLGDSVLGLVVSAWLLHRNPTLAEGKLSKMKAYLVSEPSLVELADNIELGKYILLNRGEEKTGGRRKSTLLADAYEALIGAVYLDGGLIAAEKFLFREMRDKVAAIDPHSMIGSDYKSALQEQLQAMGAPAPKYVVVETIGPDHRRTFRIELRVSGYALASGEGRSIKIAQQEAAQTALTSPDTVPKVRAILAGKFEAYISINGKNQPVEEESVWAFVALVDELANTPAENNGNAATFRYFNYDESIFVSDGESSAKNVIVDDELKSYKN; encoded by the coding sequence ATGATTTCGGTTGAACGCGAAAAATTATTATCTGAACTTGAGCAAATCATCGGCTATTCGTTCCGCTCGCGGGCGCTTTTAGATCGCGCTCTGACTCACCGCTCATTTGCCAACGAACAGGTCAATCAAAACTGTCAGCACAATGAATCGCTGGAATTTCTTGGCGATTCGGTGCTTGGTTTAGTTGTCAGCGCCTGGCTACTACACCGCAACCCGACGCTTGCCGAAGGCAAACTCTCGAAAATGAAAGCCTACCTGGTGAGCGAACCGAGCCTCGTTGAACTCGCGGATAATATCGAACTCGGCAAATACATTTTGCTCAATCGCGGCGAAGAAAAGACTGGCGGACGCCGCAAAAGCACGCTGCTTGCCGACGCTTACGAAGCTTTGATTGGCGCGGTTTACCTGGACGGCGGACTCATAGCGGCAGAGAAATTTTTATTTCGCGAAATGCGCGATAAAGTCGCAGCCATCGACCCGCATTCGATGATCGGTTCCGATTACAAATCGGCATTGCAGGAACAGCTACAGGCGATGGGCGCGCCCGCGCCGAAATATGTGGTCGTCGAAACCATCGGACCTGACCATCGCCGCACCTTTCGCATCGAACTGCGCGTGTCGGGTTATGCGTTGGCGAGCGGCGAAGGGCGCAGTATTAAAATTGCTCAACAGGAAGCCGCGCAGACCGCGCTCACTTCGCCCGATACCGTTCCGAAAGTGCGCGCCATTCTCGCCGGTAAATTCGAGGCATATATCTCCATCAACGGTAAAAACCAGCCTGTGGAAGAAGAATCGGTCTGGGCATTTGTGGCGCTGGTTGATGAACTTGCCAACACCCCTGCCGAAAACAATGGTAATGCAGCGACCTTTCGATATTTCAATTATGACGAATCAATATTCGTGTCTGATGGTGAGTCGAGCGCGAAAAATGTTATCGTTGATGATGAATTGAAGAGTTATAAAAATTAA
- the lepB gene encoding signal peptidase I, whose product MSDNLDVESKDSVAQIEPPSVREVDVEEYQELKKQVTAKEKPAEPTFHKSVFREYFESAVVTLVMALFGMTFILQAVKVPTGSMKNTIWVQDHMLVNKYIFGASDFFNLPILPSRQVRRGDITVFKYPLEPETNYIKRVIGLPGETIEFDAEKRKVYINGQELPERRAFVAPTIDQGASLEVLSEESAPAGAEWTVYYVEEDSYYSFRETANYGVRQPYKIPVKGDAVPDEIKNDQKLRKIYDNDNDGKYDSDQYFCMGDNRDDSQDSRFWGTVPRSNIVGRAMFVYWSLDKTEEAEHTKNIFQRSRWWRTGTLVK is encoded by the coding sequence ATGAGTGATAATCTGGACGTGGAATCAAAAGACTCCGTAGCGCAAATCGAACCGCCAAGCGTTCGTGAAGTTGATGTTGAAGAGTATCAGGAATTAAAAAAGCAAGTTACAGCTAAAGAAAAGCCCGCTGAGCCAACCTTTCATAAAAGTGTTTTCCGGGAATATTTTGAATCGGCAGTGGTCACCCTGGTTATGGCATTGTTTGGCATGACCTTCATTTTACAAGCCGTCAAGGTGCCGACCGGTTCGATGAAAAACACCATCTGGGTGCAAGACCATATGCTGGTCAACAAATATATTTTCGGGGCATCGGATTTTTTCAATCTGCCGATTCTGCCATCGCGTCAGGTGAGGCGCGGCGACATTACGGTTTTCAAATATCCGCTCGAACCGGAAACCAACTACATCAAACGGGTGATTGGCCTTCCGGGTGAAACCATCGAATTCGACGCAGAGAAACGCAAAGTCTATATCAATGGGCAGGAACTGCCTGAGCGTCGCGCATTCGTTGCGCCCACCATCGATCAGGGGGCGTCGCTTGAAGTTTTATCGGAAGAAAGTGCGCCGGCGGGAGCCGAGTGGACGGTCTATTACGTCGAAGAAGATTCCTATTACAGTTTCAGAGAAACCGCCAACTATGGCGTCAGGCAACCTTATAAAATTCCGGTTAAAGGCGATGCCGTACCGGATGAAATCAAAAACGACCAGAAACTCAGAAAAATTTACGACAACGACAATGACGGCAAATACGATAGCGACCAGTATTTCTGCATGGGCGACAACCGCGATGACAGCCAGGACAGCCGCTTTTGGGGAACCGTGCCGCGTTCCAATATCGTGGGTCGCGCCATGTTCGTTTACTGGTCGTTAGATAAAACCGAAGAGGCTGAACACACGAAAAACATCTTTCAACGCTCGCGTTGGTGGCGCACCGGAACCCTGGTTAAGTAG
- the hrcA gene encoding heat-inducible transcriptional repressor HrcA produces MRKSGFTIDERKNEVLAAIVKAHVTTGQPVGSFALARQSSERLSSATMRNICAELEEEGLLSHPHTSAGRIPTQQGYRYYVDHLMSSTMLSPSERDLINDRLLDDEILQNPELMMERASQLLSELSDNVGIVVPPAISQDRLHHIEFVKLPDKRVLVITASNLGRVQDRLIRFDEDFSQNDLNTTARYLLENFHGWSLAEIRDELLRRMTEEKALYDKLLRNAVVLCSQSLQDGDQPDVFIEGASSIITKPDFADVERMRVLFKMFEQKGRIVKMLNSCIAGARFDVATVRIGSENGLDLHDCAVIASPYFYGSGTASGSIGVVGPTRVDYDRVVSIVTYIANLFGRVLNENI; encoded by the coding sequence ATGAGAAAAAGCGGTTTCACGATAGACGAAAGAAAAAACGAAGTGCTGGCGGCGATTGTCAAAGCTCACGTCACCACAGGACAACCTGTCGGTTCATTCGCGCTCGCCAGACAGTCGAGCGAACGTTTATCGTCCGCCACCATGCGCAACATCTGCGCCGAACTCGAAGAGGAAGGTTTGCTATCACACCCGCATACCTCTGCCGGACGCATTCCGACTCAGCAGGGTTATCGTTACTATGTCGACCACCTGATGAGTTCAACCATGCTTTCGCCATCGGAAAGAGATTTAATCAACGACCGTTTATTGGACGATGAGATTTTGCAAAATCCCGAACTGATGATGGAACGCGCCAGTCAATTGCTTTCCGAATTATCGGATAATGTCGGCATTGTGGTGCCGCCGGCGATTTCGCAAGACCGCCTGCATCACATTGAATTCGTCAAATTGCCGGATAAACGGGTGCTGGTCATTACCGCTTCAAATTTAGGGCGCGTACAGGATCGCTTGATTCGTTTTGACGAAGATTTTTCGCAAAATGATTTGAATACCACGGCGCGTTATTTACTGGAAAATTTTCATGGCTGGTCGCTTGCCGAAATTCGCGATGAACTGTTGCGGCGCATGACCGAAGAAAAAGCCCTGTACGATAAGCTGCTGAGAAACGCGGTGGTGCTTTGCAGCCAGAGTTTACAGGACGGCGATCAACCCGATGTGTTCATCGAAGGCGCATCGAGCATTATCACTAAACCGGATTTTGCCGATGTCGAACGGATGCGCGTTTTATTTAAAATGTTCGAGCAAAAAGGGCGCATTGTGAAAATGCTCAATAGCTGTATAGCCGGCGCAAGGTTCGATGTGGCGACGGTGCGCATCGGCAGCGAAAACGGTTTGGATTTACATGATTGCGCGGTGATTGCTTCGCCCTATTTTTATGGCAGCGGCACGGCGTCCGGGAGCATCGGCGTGGTCGGACCCACACGCGTTGATTACGATAGAGTGGTGAGCATCGTAACCTATATCGCCAATTTATTCGGGCGGGTACTGAATGAAAATATTTAA
- the grpE gene encoding nucleotide exchange factor GrpE: MSKEKKKPEAKDDDISIEIISDYDEEELAKAEGAKAKKDLNKGYEVAFAALQSQVDELTKQLEQSKAETASLTDQLLRKQAEFDNYRKRIERERSEFYQHGRREVLLQMLSVLDNFERAMSSATRSDEGSALLQGIELIYKQFKDALAKFGVAPIDAVGQVFDPHLHEAVTIEQTADHEANTIIAEFQKGYKLGDQLLRPSQVKVAASVE; the protein is encoded by the coding sequence ATGAGTAAAGAAAAAAAGAAGCCGGAAGCTAAAGATGATGACATTTCCATTGAGATTATCAGTGATTACGACGAGGAAGAGTTAGCCAAAGCCGAAGGCGCAAAAGCCAAAAAGGATTTGAATAAAGGGTATGAGGTCGCCTTTGCGGCGCTGCAATCTCAAGTTGACGAGTTAACCAAACAGCTTGAGCAGAGCAAAGCGGAAACCGCGTCGTTGACTGACCAGTTGTTGCGCAAGCAGGCGGAATTTGATAATTACCGCAAGCGCATTGAACGTGAGCGTTCGGAATTTTATCAACATGGACGCCGCGAAGTGTTGTTGCAGATGCTATCCGTACTCGATAATTTTGAGCGCGCCATGTCAAGCGCCACCCGTTCGGATGAAGGCAGCGCCCTGCTTCAGGGTATCGAATTAATTTACAAACAATTCAAAGATGCGCTTGCGAAATTCGGGGTTGCGCCCATTGATGCCGTCGGTCAGGTCTTTGACCCGCACCTTCACGAAGCCGTGACCATCGAACAGACTGCCGACCACGAAGCCAATACGATTATTGCGGAATTTCAAAAAGGCTATAAACTGGGCGACCAGTTGTTGCGCCCTTCACAGGTGAAAGTCGCAGCCTCCGTTGAATGA
- the dnaK gene encoding molecular chaperone DnaK produces MGKVIGIDLGTTNSCVAILEGGVTQIIPNKEGGRTTPSVVAFTEKGERLIGQIAKRQAITNAANTIYAIKRLMGRKFKSNEAQRAVQSVPYEITEAPNGDCRVRVRGRDYSPPEISSILLQRLKQSAEEFLGEEVTEAIITVPAYFDDIQRQATKDAGKIAGLNVQRILNEPTAAALAYGLNKQEHEKIAVYDLGGGTFDISIMEMSDGVFEVLSTCGDSFLGGEDFDQRIVDWMIETFQQETNIDLRSDRLALQRLKEAAERAKCELSTALESQLNLPFIAADSTGPKHFNKSLTRTQFEELVKDLVEQTVEPCNKALKDAKVKAEDITKVLLVGGQTRSPIIIQRVREIFNREPSIEINPDEVVAIGASIQAGVLSGQVKDLILLDVIPLSLGIETRGGLFTKILDRNSTIPTKKSLIFTTVADNQQVVEVHVLQGEREIAAGNRSLGKFEMVGIPPAPRGVPQIEVTFEVDADGITSVAATDKMTGQEQAMKITPSSGLSASEIYDLIEEAQRNADNDRRMKEVILARNRLEGLLQNTIRSFQEFGYMLSGSDQETARRTIDEAREAALMDDASSIRFALEELENVAKMITDAMFRPTSVVPDAEANITEDAVAPLSELS; encoded by the coding sequence ATGGGTAAGGTGATAGGAATTGACTTAGGCACCACGAATTCCTGCGTAGCGATTCTCGAAGGTGGCGTAACCCAAATCATTCCCAATAAAGAAGGCGGTCGCACAACCCCATCGGTTGTCGCATTCACTGAAAAGGGCGAACGATTGATCGGACAGATTGCCAAACGTCAGGCAATCACCAACGCGGCAAATACGATTTACGCAATCAAACGGTTAATGGGGCGCAAGTTCAAATCCAACGAAGCGCAACGCGCCGTGCAATCCGTGCCATATGAAATAACCGAAGCGCCAAACGGCGATTGCCGTGTGCGTGTGCGTGGTCGCGATTATTCACCGCCTGAAATCTCTTCGATTCTCCTGCAACGATTGAAACAATCGGCAGAAGAATTTTTAGGCGAAGAAGTAACCGAAGCCATCATCACCGTTCCTGCCTATTTCGATGATATTCAACGCCAGGCAACCAAAGATGCAGGGAAAATCGCCGGACTCAATGTCCAGCGCATCTTAAACGAACCGACGGCGGCGGCGCTCGCTTACGGACTCAACAAACAAGAGCATGAAAAAATCGCGGTCTACGATTTGGGCGGCGGCACTTTTGATATTTCGATTATGGAAATGTCTGACGGGGTGTTTGAAGTGCTGTCAACTTGCGGCGATTCGTTTTTAGGCGGCGAAGATTTTGACCAGCGCATCGTTGACTGGATGATTGAAACCTTCCAACAGGAAACCAATATCGATTTGCGTTCCGACCGTCTGGCTTTGCAGCGACTCAAAGAAGCCGCTGAACGCGCCAAATGCGAACTTTCGACGGCGCTGGAATCACAACTCAATTTGCCGTTTATCGCTGCCGATTCGACCGGACCGAAACATTTCAACAAATCTCTGACCCGCACACAATTTGAAGAACTGGTCAAAGATTTGGTCGAGCAGACGGTCGAACCTTGCAATAAAGCGTTGAAAGACGCCAAGGTCAAAGCCGAAGACATCACCAAAGTTTTACTGGTCGGCGGGCAAACCCGCTCACCGATTATCATTCAACGTGTACGGGAAATTTTTAACCGTGAACCGTCGATTGAAATTAATCCTGACGAAGTCGTCGCTATCGGCGCTTCGATTCAAGCGGGCGTGCTTTCCGGTCAGGTCAAAGACCTCATCCTCTTGGACGTCATACCGCTCAGCCTGGGTATCGAAACCCGTGGCGGACTGTTTACCAAAATCCTTGACCGCAACTCGACGATTCCGACCAAGAAGAGTTTGATCTTCACCACGGTTGCCGATAACCAACAGGTGGTCGAAGTCCATGTCCTGCAAGGTGAACGCGAAATCGCCGCGGGCAATCGCAGCCTCGGCAAATTCGAGATGGTCGGCATTCCGCCCGCGCCGCGTGGCGTGCCGCAAATCGAAGTCACCTTTGAAGTGGATGCCGACGGCATTACCTCGGTCGCAGCGACGGACAAAATGACCGGACAGGAACAAGCCATGAAGATTACCCCTTCATCGGGTCTTTCGGCTTCCGAGATTTACGATTTGATTGAAGAAGCGCAGCGCAATGCCGATAACGACCGTCGCATGAAGGAAGTCATCCTGGCGCGCAATCGTCTGGAAGGCTTGTTGCAAAATACTATCCGTTCATTCCAGGAATTCGGCTATATGCTGTCGGGTTCCGACCAGGAAACCGCGCGCCGCACGATTGATGAAGCGCGTGAAGCAGCGTTGATGGACGATGCTTCGAGTATTCGCTTTGCGCTCGAAGAACTCGAAAACGTCGCCAAGATGATCACCGATGCGATGTTTCGTCCGACCTCTGTGGTGCCCGACGCCGAAGCCAACATTACTGAAGACGCGGTCGCACCCCTATCTGAATTGAGTTAG
- the dnaJ gene encoding molecular chaperone DnaJ, with product MSSKRDYYEVLGVTRSATDQELKQAYRKLAVQYHPDKNQGNKEAEEKFKEINEAYQVLSSPDLRARYDRLGHAGVGSSAAGAGAGFEGFPGFEDILGDLFGFGDIFGSRGRRAGPRRGSDLRYDIEISLEEAYAGLQTKIRIPRLEACEPCSGTGAAPGSSPERCTTCGGRGQVTRQQGFFSVSRTCGSCRGTGKVIREVCKECRGEGRVERHKTLEVKIPAGVDTGSRLRMSGEGEAGEMGGPPGDLYVMIHVKRHKLFERHDENLSCEYNLSFTQAALGAEVTVPTLDGEEKLKIPEGTQTGSTFKIKHKGMPVLGGRGRGDLFVRVHVVTPTSLTKEQRRLLEEFAKLDGNDKPDDKGIFNKIFGS from the coding sequence TTGAGTAGCAAACGAGATTATTATGAAGTCCTTGGCGTGACCCGCAGTGCCACCGACCAGGAATTAAAACAAGCTTATCGCAAACTCGCTGTCCAGTATCACCCGGACAAAAATCAGGGCAATAAAGAAGCCGAAGAAAAATTCAAAGAGATCAACGAAGCCTATCAGGTTTTATCTTCGCCGGATTTGCGCGCCCGTTATGACCGCCTGGGGCACGCGGGCGTCGGTTCCAGCGCCGCCGGTGCGGGCGCAGGTTTTGAAGGCTTTCCGGGCTTTGAAGACATCCTCGGCGACCTCTTCGGCTTTGGCGATATTTTCGGTTCGCGCGGTCGCCGCGCCGGACCGCGACGCGGTTCCGATTTGCGTTACGATATTGAAATCTCGCTCGAAGAAGCTTACGCCGGATTGCAAACCAAAATCCGCATTCCAAGACTTGAAGCCTGCGAACCCTGTAGCGGCACGGGCGCAGCGCCGGGTTCGTCGCCTGAGCGGTGTACGACCTGTGGCGGCAGAGGTCAGGTCACCCGTCAACAGGGCTTCTTTTCCGTGAGTCGCACCTGCGGCAGTTGTCGCGGCACCGGCAAAGTCATCCGCGAAGTCTGCAAAGAATGTCGTGGCGAAGGGCGCGTCGAACGCCATAAAACCTTAGAGGTGAAAATTCCTGCGGGCGTCGATACCGGTTCGCGCCTCAGGATGTCCGGCGAAGGCGAAGCCGGAGAGATGGGCGGACCTCCGGGCGATTTGTATGTGATGATTCATGTCAAACGTCACAAACTGTTCGAGCGCCACGATGAAAATCTGAGTTGCGAATACAACCTCTCGTTCACACAGGCGGCGCTTGGCGCAGAAGTTACGGTGCCGACTTTGGATGGTGAAGAGAAATTAAAAATTCCCGAAGGCACCCAGACCGGCTCAACTTTCAAAATCAAACATAAAGGCATGCCGGTGCTTGGCGGGCGCGGGCGCGGCGATTTATTCGTGCGGGTTCACGTGGTCACGCCGACAAGCTTAACGAAAGAACAACGCCGTTTGCTCGAAGAATTCGCCAAACTTGATGGCAACGATAAGCCCGACGATAAAGGCATCTTCAATAAAATTTTCGGCAGTTGA
- a CDS encoding UPF0175 family protein, whose translation MTEIILRIPEEALAALNLSPTETADELRFAAAVKLYELGRLSSGAAAAIAGVPRAVFLSKLADYGVTTFKLTEEELLEDLARA comes from the coding sequence ATGACAGAAATCATCTTGCGAATCCCCGAAGAAGCTTTAGCGGCGCTCAACCTGTCACCTACGGAAACCGCTGATGAATTACGCTTTGCGGCGGCGGTAAAACTTTATGAACTTGGACGATTATCATCAGGCGCAGCAGCGGCAATTGCAGGTGTTCCGCGCGCGGTTTTTCTAAGCAAATTGGCTGATTACGGGGTCACGACTTTTAAACTAACCGAAGAAGAATTACTTGAGGATTTGGCACGTGCCTGA
- a CDS encoding DUF3368 domain-containing protein, whose protein sequence is MPDVISDTSPLQYLYQTNLLDLLPTLYQKVLIPQAVFDELEVGRIHNINLPDVAQLSWIEIHQVNISPQLIFAVDLGLGEREVLSLATQVSHSLALLDDALARQHAKLLNIPFTGTLGVLLRAKKEGHLNLIAPVLNQLDNLRFRLDVKTHNAVLKIAGE, encoded by the coding sequence GTGCCTGATGTGATCAGCGACACCTCGCCCTTGCAGTATCTTTATCAAACCAATTTGCTTGATTTGCTACCGACGCTATATCAGAAAGTTTTAATTCCACAAGCTGTATTTGACGAATTAGAGGTTGGGCGCATTCATAATATAAATCTTCCAGATGTTGCACAGTTATCCTGGATAGAAATACATCAGGTAAACATCTCGCCGCAGTTAATATTTGCTGTCGACCTTGGTTTAGGAGAACGAGAAGTTTTAAGTTTGGCAACTCAGGTGTCACACTCGCTTGCGTTGCTAGATGATGCGTTGGCAAGACAACACGCTAAACTTTTGAATATCCCCTTTACCGGCACCTTGGGCGTTTTATTACGAGCAAAAAAAGAAGGGCATTTAAATTTAATAGCACCTGTCTTAAATCAACTCGACAACTTGCGGTTTCGGTTAGACGTGAAAACCCATAATGCGGTGTTGAAGATTGCGGGTGAATAA
- a CDS encoding DUF790 family protein: MTRQTGKTRWTFMLTADLAISRRRGKRIEPHYIAPTDKNYLQIASDLIAIVAQNVNARRGELDEALQDYVGTGTDYKILRGLIKLLLDRCVFETSLAIEPTEIRQKLFTSARASHPVTSTQSREQIINEVAAQLQIAADELIEHLYADLPANQRLMDFDEPAAEELIDAYNLAQAQALLYRSVEMRLWIEPQDAAGYRQLFEAIKAHRLIHSISGTAARGYAVKLTGPVAMFHRSQKYGIQMAVFLPSLLLCTGWQMRAEIESKFGGTLFYELAGDDTRLSSNRLQVPMFENQIAEKLKASWAKAASDWQLAQCREVIDLGESAFVPDFVLTSGDGRKIYLEVLGFWTPRYLKERLEEFERGRFTNFILIISEDLRGSRDAPTNLPANVLMCKTSVSAKDVLGVLQSF; encoded by the coding sequence TTGACTCGCCAGACTGGCAAGACTCGCTGGACTTTTATGCTGACAGCCGATTTAGCCATCAGCCGCCGACGCGGCAAACGCATCGAACCGCATTACATTGCGCCGACCGATAAAAACTATCTGCAAATTGCCAGCGACCTGATTGCCATTGTCGCTCAGAATGTGAACGCGCGTCGCGGCGAACTCGATGAAGCGTTGCAGGATTATGTCGGCACCGGAACCGATTACAAAATTTTGCGCGGCTTGATTAAGCTTTTGCTGGATAGATGCGTGTTTGAAACTTCGCTGGCGATTGAACCAACCGAAATTCGTCAGAAATTATTTACCAGCGCGCGCGCCTCGCATCCCGTCACTTCAACTCAGTCGCGCGAACAAATCATCAATGAAGTCGCAGCGCAGTTACAGATTGCAGCCGATGAATTGATTGAACACCTTTACGCAGACTTGCCTGCCAATCAACGCTTGATGGATTTCGATGAACCAGCGGCTGAGGAATTGATTGACGCATACAATCTGGCGCAGGCGCAGGCATTGCTCTATCGCTCGGTGGAGATGCGGTTGTGGATTGAGCCGCAAGATGCGGCAGGGTATAGGCAACTCTTTGAAGCCATCAAAGCGCATCGCCTGATTCATTCGATTTCCGGAACTGCGGCGCGCGGTTACGCGGTTAAACTTACGGGACCCGTGGCGATGTTTCATCGCTCGCAAAAATACGGCATTCAGATGGCGGTCTTTTTGCCGTCGCTACTGCTGTGCACAGGTTGGCAAATGCGCGCCGAAATTGAATCGAAATTCGGCGGCACGCTGTTTTATGAACTGGCAGGCGATGACACTCGGCTCAGTTCCAATCGATTGCAGGTGCCGATGTTTGAAAATCAAATCGCCGAAAAGTTAAAAGCGAGTTGGGCGAAAGCTGCAAGTGATTGGCAACTTGCACAGTGTCGTGAAGTGATTGATTTAGGCGAGTCGGCATTTGTGCCGGATTTCGTTTTGACCAGTGGCGACGGGCGAAAAATCTATCTTGAAGTGCTGGGTTTTTGGACGCCGCGTTATTTGAAAGAGCGTCTGGAAGAATTCGAGCGCGGACGATTCACCAATTTTATTTTAATCATTTCCGAAGACCTGCGCGGCAGCCGCGACGCTCCGACGAATCTTCCCGCGAATGTGTTGATGTGTAAAACCAGCGTGAGTGCGAAAGATGTGTTAGGGGTTTTGCAAAGTTTCTGA
- a CDS encoding four helix bundle protein: MKSSESCESSGSLRSQSCENGGTYADLQKFEEIKTWQKAREVTLIVYAISKEKEFAMDFGLRDQIRRASVSIMANIAEGHGRRSDKEFANFLNMSRGSVEEVQSHLYVALDQRYINQECFSKLYDLLEEISRMIMALSQHLRGISH; encoded by the coding sequence GTGAAGTCTAGCGAGTCTTGCGAGTCCAGCGGTTCGCTACGCTCACAGTCTTGCGAGAATGGAGGAACTTATGCCGACCTTCAAAAGTTTGAAGAGATAAAAACTTGGCAGAAAGCGCGCGAAGTAACACTTATCGTTTATGCAATTTCAAAAGAAAAGGAATTTGCTATGGATTTTGGATTGCGAGATCAAATTCGGCGTGCAAGTGTTTCAATCATGGCAAACATTGCAGAAGGTCATGGGCGACGCTCAGATAAAGAGTTTGCTAACTTTCTGAATATGTCTCGCGGTTCCGTAGAAGAAGTTCAATCGCATCTATATGTGGCGCTTGACCAGCGTTACATTAATCAAGAGTGTTTTTCAAAGTTGTACGATTTGCTCGAAGAGATTTCTCGGATGATAATGGCGCTCTCACAACATCTTCGCGGAATTTCTCATTGA
- a CDS encoding DEAD/DEAH box helicase family protein, with protein MNQQPELIIEFDAGTLLIDGADQTAQVPDAFKWDERVRRWRAPALAYRQIIAELVRHKVPHQDNARKYFEFDFKANLLVEPRPYQQEALEMWQTRGRRGVVILPTGAGKSFLAQMAIEITGRSTLVIVPTLDLMNQWYDLLLASFQAEIGLIGGGYFERGAIIVTTYSSAFRFMEDKGNEFGLIIFDECHHLPGSVFRYAAEMAIAPFRLGLTATPERSDGADTMLEDLIGPIIYRKEARELAGEYLADYSMAQIFVHLTDEERARYDEARLIFRGFLHTQQINMRSPQGWKLFLIASARSQEGRRAMLAYRESKRIALGTDAKLKVLAELLHRHRREKVLIFTAENEMVYRISKQFLIPAITHETPIKERRLWLELFNRGEVLALATSRVLNEGVNIPDASVAIVLSGTGSSREHIQRLGRILRKQPEKEAVLYEVVTAETSEEGISRRRSEV; from the coding sequence GTGAATCAACAACCGGAACTCATTATCGAATTCGACGCCGGAACGTTACTCATTGATGGCGCAGACCAGACGGCGCAAGTGCCCGATGCCTTCAAATGGGATGAACGGGTGCGACGTTGGCGCGCGCCGGCGCTCGCTTACCGGCAAATCATCGCTGAACTCGTTCGCCACAAAGTCCCGCATCAGGATAATGCCCGCAAATATTTTGAATTCGATTTCAAGGCTAACCTTTTAGTTGAACCGCGACCTTATCAACAAGAAGCCTTAGAAATGTGGCAAACGCGCGGGCGGCGCGGCGTGGTGATTTTGCCGACCGGCGCGGGTAAAAGTTTTTTAGCGCAGATGGCAATCGAAATCACCGGGCGTTCGACATTGGTTATCGTGCCCACACTTGATTTGATGAATCAATGGTACGACCTTCTGCTTGCCAGCTTTCAAGCGGAAATCGGGCTGATTGGCGGCGGCTATTTTGAGCGCGGCGCAATTATCGTGACCACTTATTCATCGGCTTTTCGCTTTATGGAAGACAAAGGCAACGAGTTCGGCTTAATCATTTTCGACGAATGCCATCACCTGCCCGGCAGCGTTTTTCGTTACGCGGCAGAGATGGCGATTGCGCCGTTTCGCTTGGGACTCACGGCAACTCCTGAACGAAGCGACGGCGCAGACACCATGCTTGAAGATTTGATTGGCCCGATTATCTATCGCAAAGAGGCGCGGGAACTCGCCGGTGAATACCTCGCCGATTATTCGATGGCGCAGATTTTTGTGCATCTCACGGATGAAGAACGGGCGCGTTACGACGAAGCGCGCCTGATTTTTCGCGGCTTTTTGCACACTCAGCAAATCAATATGCGCAGCCCGCAAGGTTGGAAATTATTTTTAATCGCCAGCGCCCGCTCCCAGGAAGGTCGCCGCGCCATGCTTGCATATCGCGAATCGAAACGCATCGCGCTGGGCACTGATGCGAAACTCAAAGTTTTAGCTGAACTCTTGCACCGTCATCGTCGCGAAAAAGTTTTGATTTTTACCGCCGAAAACGAAATGGTCTATCGCATCTCGAAACAATTTTTGATTCCCGCCATCACCCACGAAACACCGATTAAAGAGCGCCGATTGTGGCTTGAACTGTTTAATCGAGGCGAGGTGCTGGCGCTGGCAACGTCGCGGGTGTTGAACGAAGGGGTGAACATTCCCGACGCTTCGGTTGCCATCGTGCTTTCCGGCACCGGTTCATCACGCGAACACATTCAACGGTTGGGGAGAATCCTTCGCAAACAGCCGGAAAAAGAAGCCGTGCTGTATGAAGTCGTCACTGCCGAAACTTCGGAAGAGGGCATCAGCCGAAGACGAAGTGAAGTCTAG